GATGTTCGATTGAATATAATCGCCAATTTGAAGGTTGTAAATGATGTAATAGGAGTTGATCTATTATCGGAGTCACTCTTACCAGCTATTACAGAACTAGCAAAGGATGTAAACTGGAGAGTAAGAATGGCAATTATCGAATACATACCAATTTTAGCTGAACAATTAGGTGTACAGTTTTTTGATCAGCAACTCAGTGATTTATGTCTCTCATGGTTGTGGGACACTGTATTTTCTATAAGAGAAGCTGCAGTtgcaaatttgaagaaattgactgaaatatttggtTCGGATTGGTGTCGCGACGaaataattttgaagctACTGAAATTTGATTCTCAGCTGttggaaaattttgtttATAGGTTCACGCTACTCTCTGCATTGACTGCTTTAGTACCTGTCGTCTCAATGGAAGTTGTTTCCGATCAAATATTACCATTCGTCTCTCATTTGGCTGATGATGCTGTTCCAAATATCAGATTCAATGTATCGAAATCTCTCGCTGCTATTGtagaaaaattgaggaaaGATAAACCTACTTACGATGAAACCATAAAGAAATCAATTATGCCACTTTTGGATAGATTGGTGAAGGATGACGATTTTGACGTACAATACTTTTCGAAAATTAGTTTAGAAGAGTGTAAAAAGCTTCTGGAATAAGGTTGTTTCAACAAAGTCGCTATAAgtcttgttttctttcagttTCATTTCCTCATGTTTACATATAAGTACCTAGGAAAACAAAGTCCGATAACTATATAGGACACGAATTACTCACTACTTGTGAGCGGTACTCTGCACTTGTAACTCCATGATACAAACATTTAAATCTTATTCAACTTTCTTCGTTTTTGATATTGACTGGCGCAGGCCTTTCTTTTTTAGAATCAACTACTTTTAACGCAtcattctcatcttctAGATGTCTCAGCCACAATGTGAAATCTCCTCTTTTAGTTGGACTTTGTATCCGTCTTTTGGACGCACTCCTCATTATGCCCTTATTggcaatttttttatctacAGCGTTACATACATCATTGGCAAGACATAAATCGCATCGCTTACCCCTAGCCATGCAAATTACTTGTCCGAATCCAACTAATAACGGATTTATTTCGTACCACAATTCTTTTGGCAGCCACGATTCTAATTCCTTTCTTGTATGCTCCGCGGTTTTGCACTTTTTTGGGTCAACCCAATGCCACATGTTGCACAATCTGTGAACATGAACATCAACACCGATACCATCCATTTTTCCCCAAGCTTTTTGTAGAGCAAGTAAACCCATCTTTGGTCCTACTCCCGGAAGAGATAGCATACCTGCTATATCTGTTGGTATATCTGATTCAAACTCATCAATAAGCAATTGCACAGTTTGTTTTATATAGTGCGCTTTTCGATTAAAAAAACCAACCGGTTTGATCAGATTCACAAGCACGTCTTCCTCAATTCTCAAGAGGGCTTCCAGATTTAAGCCCTCTGGTATGCCAAGTTCTTCAATGGAGTACTTGATCAAGTTTAACATGGCCTTTGCATTTGACTCATCCCGTGTCTGTGCCGACATCATGAGAGAAACTAATAGCTGCAAGCGATAGTTCTTGGGCTTGATTTCGTTCTGCTGTATATCACATTTTGCGCTTACTGTTATTGGCAGGGCGGCACAACCGACAGAGTCCACAGGTGTTATTATCTTGGATCTCATGAGTCGTACCCTAGAATAAATTTCTACGAAGGATTTAGGAAATGGTGGGGCTCCAACAGGtctatttttgaatatcttCGGATCCAGAGGTTTGTTCCATCGCTCAGGATTGTCGTCGGTGACTTCCGAAACCCACGTAAAATACTGTTCTGAATTTAACGATTTTATCCATTCAATATTAGCAGGCTCAGATTCAACTGGGAGCACGTaactttcttcttctgcaGTTTCAACCTCAAATGGCGCAtctttcttgaaatatttcGATGTAATTTCGCCATCTGACacctcttcttcaatacaGACGTCAATgtgttttcttttgctgCTTCGAAGAGTTACCATAGGAAATAGTTACTAAGATAGTTAATCCTTGTGACGTAACATTTCCTTTCATTTGTGTTTTGGTATATGTGTGTTGTTGAACTACTTCCCTTTTAGATCCGGATTAACGAATCACGGATAGGTACGATTTCATTACACGAACATCATAAATGCTGCCAATACAGAAACACCTCTCAGAGAAGCCGCATATCACCagacaattttttcaatttaaCAGTGCGTAGATACGTTTTAACTGTCTCATTCTTATTCTGGTTTTTACACCATTTGGTCGCTATTGAT
This Zygotorulaspora mrakii chromosome 5, complete sequence DNA region includes the following protein-coding sequences:
- a CDS encoding endonuclease III domain-containing protein (similar to Saccharomyces cerevisiae NTG1 (YAL015C) and NTG2 (YOL043C); ancestral locus Anc_7.89), translating into MVTLRSSKRKHIDVCIEEEVSDGEITSKYFKKDAPFEVETAEEESYVLPVESEPANIEWIKSLNSEQYFTWVSEVTDDNPERWNKPLDPKIFKNRPVGAPPFPKSFVEIYSRVRLMRSKIITPVDSVGCAALPITVSAKCDIQQNEIKPKNYRLQLLVSLMMSAQTRDESNAKAMLNLIKYSIEELGIPEGLNLEALLRIEEDVLVNLIKPVGFFNRKAHYIKQTVQLLIDEFESDIPTDIAGMLSLPGVGPKMGLLALQKAWGKMDGIGVDVHVHRLCNMWHWVDPKKCKTAEHTRKELESWLPKELWYEINPLLVGFGQVICMARGKRCDLCLANDVCNAVDKKIANKGIMRSASKRRIQSPTKRGDFTLWLRHLEDENDALKVVDSKKERPAPVNIKNEES